The DNA window TCCCCGGAATCATGTCCATCACCTGGTCGAGCGGCCCCATGTTGTTCATCGTCTCCATCTGCTTGCGCATGTCCTTCAGGGTGAACGACCCCTCCAGCATCTGCTCGGGGTCCCAGTCCTCTTCCTCGTCGCCCGTCTCCTGCATCGCCCGCTCGACGCGCTCGGTGAGCTGTTTCAGGTCACCCATCCCGAGCAGCCGAGAGATAAAGCCCGACGGCTCGAAGCGCTCGATGTCCTTGACCGTCTCACCAGAGCCGAGGAAGGCGATGGTCGAGTCGGTCTCGTCGACGGCGGCGAGTGCGCCCCCACCTTTCGCCGTCCCGTCCAGTTTGGTGATGACGACGCCGTCGATGCCGATGGCCTCCTGGAAGTCCGCCGCCTGACTCTTGGCGCTCTGGCCCATCGCGGCGTCGAGCACCAGCAGGTTGCGGTCCGGTTTGACTTCCGCTTCGATGCGTTCGATCTGCTCGATGAGCTCCTCGTTCAGGCCGTCTCGACCCGCCGTGTCCACGATGCGGACGTCGGCCTCCTCGGTCGCTTCGAGCCCGTCGCGGGCAATCTTCACGGGGTCGTCCTCGTCCGGGTCACCGTAGAAGTCGACCTCGGCCCGGTCGGCCATCTCCTTCGACTGGTCGTAGGCGCCGGGGCGGTCGGTGTCGGTCTGGATGATGGCCGGCCGCAGCCCCTTCGTCGAGAACCACCACGCCATCTTGGCGGCGGTGGTCGTCTTCCCCGACCCGTACAGGCCCGCGAGCATGATGGTCTGCTCTTCGAGGGGGAGGTCGGTGGATTCCCCGACCATATCGACCAGCTCCTCGTAGACGATTCGCAGCACCCAGTCACGGGGTGTCGTGCCCGCTGGCGGTTCCTCCTCCAGGGCGCGGGTCTCGATGTTGTCAGACAGCTCCTGGACCAGCGCCACGTCGACGTCGGCCTGCAACAGCGACCGCTGAATCTCCTTGACGATGTCCTCGATGTCCTCCTCGGAGATGCGGGACTTCCCCCTGAGGTTGTCCAGCGTTCCCCGGAGAGAACTTCCGAGATTGTCGAGTACCATTGTTGGCCCCACCTACAGCACCGCGCGGGTAAAGCACTGCGGTCCCACCTTTTTCTTCGTCGGGTTCGAGGCGCGCCGCCGGCGCGCTCGAACCGCTCCTCGAAAAACGTGGGCGAAAAAAGCGGGACCTCGCTCCGCTCGGTCCCGTGAAACGGCTCGCTTCGCTCCCCGTATGCTCGCTCAGGACAGCCTGCCCTCCCCCGTCAGCGCGGCCCGGAGGCCGCGCTCGGCCACCGCAACCGTTGTGTTCGGATTGCTATCCCGCTACAGCGCCGCTCAGTTCACTTCGTTGTACATCTCGTCTATCATCTCGTCTAAGTCCGGGGTGCCGCCGCCGGGTTGCTGTGGCGTGTAGCTGAACTCCCCCTTGCCGTCCGGGGCGTCACCCTGGGACCAGGGCTGGTCGGGCTCCTCGCGCTCCTCCCGGGCGGTGGACATGAACGTGTAGTTGTACTCCTGGTTCTCTTTTTCCTGGTCGAAGCTGTTCGGGACCGGGCGGTGTTCACCCAGCATCTCCAGGGCCGCGTGCCACTGGTTCTGGTGCATGGTATCGCGGGCGATGAGGTACTCCAGCATATCCTTCATCCCGGGGTCGTCGGTGAACTCGTAGAGCCGCGTCGCCAGCAGTCGACCGGTCGATTCGGCCATGACGTTGGCGTACATGTCGGCGGCGAGATTGCCGGAGGCGACGACGTAGTTGCCGGTGAAGGGGTTGCCGTTGCTGTCGACGGGCATCGCGTGCAGTCCGGCCGAGAGCGCCTGGCGTGGCTGGCCAGAGCGCATCATCTCGTCGATGACGGCGTCCTCGCGGGCGGCCTCCCGGGCCTCGTCGGAGGCCCCTTCGAGGTTCTTCGAGACCGCGGTCGCGAGCATCTCGATGTGGCCCAGCTCCTCGGTGGCGGTTTCCATCAGGAACTGCCGAATCTCTCTCTTCTCGGCGGGGACGGCGAAGGCCTGGAACATGTACTGCAGCGCGACGCGCATCTCGCCCTCGGCGCCGCCGATTGCCTGCTGGAGCAGCTTCGCGAACTGCGGGTCGGGCTCTTCCACTTCGACCTCGAACTGAAGTTCGTCGTCGTGGTAGAACACGACGTGTAGACAGGGAGAGCTGCTGAAAAAGCAATCTGCCTGCATTTACCGGCAGTCGTGGGCCTTCGTGGCCTTTTGGCGTGGAGCTACTCCGGCACTTCTGCAATCGTCGTAATCGCCCGCGGACTGCCCGGCATCGACTGCCAGACCACCTTTTTCCGGTTCGGGTGACCTCCGGTCACCACTCACCGCAAAAACGTGGGCGAAAAAAGCGGCCCCTCACTTCGTTCGTGGCCGACCGCTATTCGGGCACTTCTGCAATCGTCGTAATCGCCCGCGGACTGCCCGGCATCGACTGCTGGATGTGGTGTTCGAACTCCTCGAAGCCGGCCTCCCGGAACATCCGGTCGGCCTCCTCCTCGTCGTAGAACAGCATGATGGCGTCGGCCACCTTCTGGAAGATAGAGGAGTTGGGGTAGTCGGGGCCGACGATGAGCACCTTGCCGCCGGGTTTCGTGATACGACGGGCCTCTTCGAGGGCGTCGACGGGGTTGGGCCAGTACTCGATGGAGCCCGACGACCAGACGGCGTCGAAGCTGTCGTCCTTGAACGGCAGCCGCTCGGCGTCGCCCATGTGGTAGCGGACCCGGCCTAACTTGCCGAACTTCTCAAAGGCCCTCGAGAGCTGGTGGGGGCTCTGGTCGAGCCCGTAGATAGTGTCGACGTGTTCGAGCAGCCCTTCGGTGGCGAAGCCGGTCCCACAGCCCACGTCCAGAACGCGGTCGTCCGCGTCGAGGTCCAGCATCTCGATAGCCTCGTCGCGCATCTCTTCGTTCCAGACGAGCGGATTGATCTCGTCGTACACCTTCGAGAGGTACTTGTAGAACGTCCGCGCCCGGGCTTTGTTCTCGAGGACTCCCATTAGTGGTTCTTGGGCCTTACTGGACATAATTCCCCGGTTTTCCTCCCCGTCGACATGGCTTTCGATACCGCGAAAACTTCGCAACTACCAAATAGCCGCTGGGGTAAGGTTCGGACGATTAGAGAATGCCACGGCCAGAAGTTCTAGACCGGATAAAGGAGGCCGAGCAGGAGGCCGACGATATCGTCGCCGAGGCCGAGGAAGAGCGCGAGGAGACCATCGCCCAGGCCCGGGAGGAGGCCGACGAGATTCGCGAACAGGCCCGCGAGGACGCCGAAGCCGAGGCTCAGGAGCGCCTCGAGGACGCTCGTGAGGAGATCGAGGCCGAGCGCGAGGACCTCATCGAAGAGGGTGAGAACGCCCGCGAGGACCTCGAACAGCAGGCCGAAGGGCGCGAAACCGAGGTGGTCGACTACGTGACAGACCTCTTCGAGGAGGCGGTACATGCTCAGACCTGAGAAGATGTGTCGCGTCTCGGTGACGGGGTCGAAACGCGTAATGGAGTCCGTCGTCGAGTCGGTCCACGACCTCGACATGCTCCACGTCACCGAGTACGACGGGGCCTGGGACGGCTTCGAGCCGGGCGACCCGGTCGAGGGCGCCGACGAGGCCTCCGACCAGCTCGTCACCGTGCGCGCACTGGAGTCTATCCTCGGCGTCGAGGCCGAGGACGCGGGCCCGACGCGACTCGTCACCGACGAGGCCCTCGAGGAGGACCTCGAAGAGGTCCGAACGAAGGTCACCGAACTCGACGACCGGCGCGACGACCTGCGTGACGACCTCCGGAACGTCGAAGACCAAATTTCGACCATGGAGCCGTTCGTCCGGCTCGGTATCGACCTGGACCTGCTCCGTGGCTACGACACGCTCGCCGTGTCGGTCGGCGAGGGTGACGCGGACGAAGTCGACGCGACCCTCGCGGACAGCGACGTCGACACCTACGAACTGTTCAGTGAGGATGGCGTCGTCGCCGTCTTCGCGCGCGCCGACGCAGACGAACTCCAGGACGCGCTGGTCGGGGCGACGTTCTCCGCGCTCGAGGTACCGGAGGGCGACGGCGACCCGACCGAGTACCTAGAGGAGCTGAACCACCGCAAACAGCAGCTCGAATCGAAGCTCGACACGGTCGAGAACGAGCTCGACGAGCTTCGCCTCGACTACGCCGGCTTCCTGCTGGCCGCCGAGGAGAAACTCTCCATCGAGGTCCAGAAGGCCGAAGCACCGCTGACCTTCGCGACGACGGAGAACGCCTTCATCGCCGAAGGGTGGATTCCCGACGAGGAGTACGAGCTGTTCGAACAGCAGGTCTCCGCGGACGTCGGCGAGGCCATCGACATCGAGAAGCTCGAGGTCGCCGCCTACGACAGCGACGGACACGTCCACTCCCAGGAGGAGGTCGAGGGCGAGGGTGGCCACGACGAGGCGGCCGCCGAAGACGAGACGCCGTCGGCCGACGACACGGACGACCAGCCCGAGAAAGCCGTCGCGGACGGGGGCCACGCCACGACAGGCAGTGGCCTCGTCACGATGGGCGATTCCAGCCCGCCGGTCATCCAGGACAACCCCGGCGCGGCCCGTCCCTTCGAGGCGCTCGTCGAGGTCGTCAACCGCCCGAAATACGGCGAGTTCGACCCGACGGTGTTCTTCTTCCTCACGTTCCCGGCGTTCTACGGGTTCATGATCGGTGACCTCGGCTACGGTATCGTCTACACGCTGCTCGGGTACGGGCTGTACTCCAGAGCCAGCGGTGACGTCATGAAGAGCCTCGGCGGCGTCGCGATGTGGGCCGGTGGCTTTACCATGCTGTTCGGTATCCTGTACGGCGAGATATTCGGGCTGCACACCATCTCGAACGTCGTCTGGCCGGCGCTCGGGTTCGAAGGTGCGCCGTTCCACAAGGGGCTCCAGCCCGCGTACGGTGACTACGCGCTGGGCTGGCTCATCATCAGCGTGCTGGCCGGGATGGCCCATCTCGCCATCGGGTGGACGCTGGGCTTCGTCAAGAACCTCCAGCACGGGCTCTGGGACGCTATCACCGAGAGCGGCTCCTGGCTCCTGATGCTCTTTGGCTTCTGGGGCTGGGTCTTCAGTGACTTCCCCGCCGGCAGCAAGCCGTACTTCCTCATCGGAAGCGAGGCCGTGTTCAACGGGAACCCGTTCCACCTCGGCTTCGCCGGCTTCCCGGCAGAGGTCGGTATCGCCGGCCTGGTGATGTTTGCCATCGGTCTCGCACTCATCGCGACGGCCGACTTCGCCGAGTTCGTCGAGGCCGTCTTCCTGCAGGTGTTCGTCAACGGGCTCTCTTACACCCGGCTGGCGGCGGTCCTGCTCGCGAAGGCCGGGATGGCGTTCGTGGTCAACCTCCTGTTCTTCGGCGTCTACATCGTCGAGACCAGCAGCGGACCGGAGTGGCACTTCGGTATCAACCACTCGCCGGCCTACATGCTAGAGCAGGGGACCTACCACGGCCACGAGGTCACCAGCGTCATGTTCCCCGGCCTGATGCACTCGGGTATCGCCGGTGTCGTCGGCGGCCTGCTGGTGCTCGTGCTGGGCCACGCACTGGTGCTCATCCTCGGTGTCACGAGCGCGGGTCTGCAGGCCGTGCGTCTCGAGTACGTGGAGTTCTTCGGGAAGTTCTTCGAGGGCGGCGGCAAGCGGTACAGTCCGTTCGGCTACGAGCGGACCTACACGACCGACGACTGACGACGGATACATTCCACTAACGCACACGAGAAATTTTCCCCGAGGGAGACGACTGGTACCGGCTCACTGACAGACGGCCAGCCCCGCCTAAACCGCCAGAAAGGGGTTCTGACGAAGTGTTTTGGGAACCTTTATGAACTCCGTGGCGTCACATACGCCTGTTCGGACACGAGCAACTTCACAGAGGACTTCAACACAATGATCAACGAACTCGCATTCCTTACTCAAGCCGTACTGCAGGAAGGTACCGCCGCTGCCGCACCAGCGATTCCAAACAAGGCTGCTGCCGCACTCGCCGTCGGGCTCGCTGCGCTCGGGTCGGGCTACGCGGAGCGAGGTATCGGTGCCGCCGCAGTCGGTGCCGTCGCGGAGGACGACAGCATGTTCGGCCGTGGACTCATCCTGACAGTCCTGCCGGAGACGCTCGTCATTCTCGCGCTGGTCGTCGTCTTCGTCGTTCCTAACTAACGTATCCCCTCCTTTTCAACAATGAGCCTTGAAACAGTCGTAGAGGACATCCGAGACGAGGCCCGCGCGCGTGCAGAGGAGATAGGGGCCGAGGCCGACGAGCGCGCCGACGAGATTATCGCCGACGCCGAGGCCGACGCGGAGGAAATCCGCGAGGAGCGCGAGGCCGAGGTCGAGCGCGAAATTTCCCAGGAGCGCGAGCAGCGCCTCTCCTCGGCGAAGCTCGAGGCCAAGCAGGCCCGACTGGGCGCCCGCCGTGACGTGCTCGAAGACGTCCACGCGGACGTCGAGCAGGCAATCGCCGACCTCGAGGGCGACCGCCGCGAGGAGCTGACCCGCGAACTGCTTGCCGCCGCCGCCGACGAGTTCGACGACGGCGCCACGCTCCGGGTCTACGGTCGCGCCGAGGACCAGTCGCTCATCGAGGATATCCTCACTGAGTACGACGACGCAACGTTCGCCGGTGAGCAGGAGTGTCTCGGCGGCGTGGTAGTCGAGAGCGAGGCCTCCCGCGTCCGTGTGAACAACACGTTCGACTCCGTGCTGGAGTCGGTCTGGGAGAACAACCTGAAAGCAATCAGCGACCGCCTCTTCGACGACCAATGAGCAGCTACAGAGCGGCATCCGGCGGCCGGAGCAGCAACTACGAGTACGTCATCGCTCGGGTCCGCTCCCGTCGCGCGTCGCTGTTCGACGACGACGACTACCGCAAGCTGGTCCGGATGGGGACGAGCGAGATCGCTCGCTTCATGGAAGAGACCGAGTACGAGACCGAGATGAACGCACTCGGGGCCCGCTATAGCGGCTCCGACCTCGTCGAGTACGCGCTGAACCGCAACCTCGCGAAACACTTCGACGACCTGCTGGAGTGGTCCGAGGGGGCGCTGTACAACTACATCGCGCGCTACCTGCGGAAGTTCGACGCGTGGAACGCCAAGACGGTTATCCGCGGGCTCTACTCGGGCGCCGACGAAAGCGAGATCGAGGACGACCTCATCCGCGCTGGGGAGTTCGGCGACAAGCGCATCGACCAACTGCTGTCGGCGGGCTCCATCGAGGAGGTCGTCGACTTGCTCGAGGACACCATCTTCGGTGCGTCGCTGGGCGATGCCTACGAGGTGTACGAGGAGCAGGACGTCCTCGTGCCCCTGGAGAACGCTATCGACCGCGCCTTCTACGAGACGCTGCTCGATGGGTTGCCGAGCAACCCGGAGCCCGACAGCGCGACCGGGCTGTACGTCCAGTTCCTGCGGGCCGAGGTGGACTTCCGGAACCTCCGGAACGCACTACGGCTGGCCCGCAGCGGCGCCGAGACGGACCCGGCCGAGTACTACATCGAGGGCGGCAAACTCTTCGACCAGCAGTCCCTGACCCAGTTGACGGGCAACATGGACAACCTGGTCGCCGCGGTGCGTGACAGCACGTACGGCGACGACCTCGATTCGGCCCTGTCCGCACTGGAGGACGCCGGGAGCCTGGTCGAGTTCGAGCGCGCACTCGACGCGGCGCTGCTCGAGTACGCCGACAAGCTGTCGACCCGGTACCCGCTGTCGGTCTGTCCGGTGCTGTCGTACATCCTCGCCAAGGAGCGCGAGGTCGACAACATCCGGGCCATCGCCCGCGGTCGCGAGGCGGGGCTTTCCCCCGACGAGATCGAACAGGAGCTGGTGATACTATGAGCCAGGAGATAGCAGTTATCGGGAGTCCGGAGTTCACGACGGGCTTTCGACTGGCGGGGGTTCGCAAGTTCGCGGACATCCCCCCGGAAGCAAAGGACGAGCAGCTGGACGACGCCGTCTCGGAGATGCTCTCCGACGACGACGTCGGCATCGTCGTGATGCACGACGACGACATGGACCACCTCTCGCGTGGCGTTCGCAAGAGCGCCGAGACGAGCGTCGAACCGGTGCTGGTCACCCTCGGCGGCGAGGGCGCTGGCAGCGGCGGGCTGCGTGAACAGATCAAACGAGCCATCGGTATCGACCTGATGGACGAGGACTAACAATGAGTCAAGCAACAGAATCCGACGTCCGCGAGGACGGTATTATCGAAAGCGTCTCGGGACCGGTCGTAACGGCTCGGGACCTCGACGCCCGGATGAACGACGTCGTCTACGTCGGTTCGGAAGGGCTGATGGGCGAGGTCATCGAGATCGAAGGCAACATCACCACCATCCAGGTGTACGAGGAGACCTCCGGGGTCTCCCCGGGTGAGCCGGTCGAAGGGACCGGCGCGCCCCTGTCGGTGGACCTCGGGCCGGGGATGCTCGACGCCATCTACGACGGCGTCCAGCGCCCGCTCGACGTCCTCGAGGAGAAGATGGGCTCGGCGTATCTCGACCGCGGTGTCGACGCGCCGGGTATCGACCTGGAGAAGACCTGGGAGTTCGAGCCCGAAGTCGAGGAAGGCGACGCGGTCGAGCCCGGCGACATCGTCGGTATCGTCCCCGAGACGCCCAGTATCGACCACAAGGTGATGGTCCCGCCCGACTCCGACGGCGGCGAAGTCACCGCCATCGAGTCCGGGAGCTTCACCGTCGAGGAGACGGTCGTCGAACTGGACTCCGGCGAGGAGATTCAGATGCGACAGGAGTGGCCGGTGCGCCAGCAGCGGCCCTCCGTCGACAAGGAGACGCCGACCGAACCCCTCATCTCGGGCCAGCGCGTGCTCGACGGCCTCTTCCCCATCGCGAAGGGCGGGACCGCGGCGATTCCCGGCCCCTTCGGCTCCGGGAAGACGGTCACCCAGCACCAGCTCGCCAAGTGGGCCGACGCGGACATCGTCGTCTACGTCGGCTGTGGCGAGCGCGGCAACGAGATGACCGAGGTCATCGAGGACTTCCCGGAACTGGAAGACCCCATCACGGGCAACGCCCTGATGGACCGGACTTGCCTCATCGCGAACACGTCGAACATGCCCGTCGCAGCACGAGAGTCCTGCGTCTACACGGGTATCACCATCGCGGAGTACTTCCGTGACATGGGGTACGACGTCGCGCTGATGGCTGACTCCACCTCCCGGTGGGCCGAGGCCATGCGCGAGATATCCTCGCGACTCGAGGAGATGCCCGGCGAGGAGGGGTACCCCGCGTACCTCTCGGCGCGCCTCTCGGCGTTCTACGAGCGGGCCGGCTACTTCACGAACATCAACGGGACCGAGGGCTCCGTCTCCGTCATCGGCGCCGTCTCCCCGCCCGGCGGGGACTTCTCGGAGCCGGTGACCCAGAACACGCTGCGTATCGTCAAGACGTTCTGGGCGCTGGACGCCGACCTCGCGGAACGTCGGCACTTCCCCTCTATCAACTGGAACGAGTCGTACTCGCTCTATCGCGAACAGCTCGACCCGTGGTTCGTCGACAACGTCCGGGACGACTGGCCCGAGACGCGACAGTGGGCCATCGACACGCTGGACGAGGAGGCCGAACTGCAGGAGATCGTCCAGCTCGTCGGGAAGGACGCCCTGCCGGAGGACCAGCAGCTGACGCTGGAAATCGCCCGCTATCTGCGTGAGGCGTGGCTCCAGCAGAACGCGTTCCACCCGACCGACACCTACTGCGAACCCGAGAAGACGTACCGTATCATGGACGCCATCAAGACGTACAACGACGAGGCCTTCGAGGCGCTCGACGCCGGTGTTCCCGTCGAGGAACTCACCGACATCGAGGCCGCGCCCCGTCTCAACCGTATCGGCGTCCAGGAGGACTACAACGAGTACATCGACGAGCTCGAGGACGACATCACCTCGGAGCTCCGGGAGCTCTACTAATGAAAGAGTATCAGACAATCACTGAGATCAGCGGCCCGCTGGTGTTCGTCGAGACCGACGAGCCGGTCGGCTACGACGAGATCGTCGAGATCGAGATCGGCGACGGCGAGACGCGCCGTGGCCAGGTGCTCGAATCGGCAAGCGACCACGTCGCCATCCAGGTGTTCGAGGGGACGGAGGGTATCGACCGCGACGCCTCCGTTCGCTTCCTGGGCGAGACGATGAAGATGCCCGTCACCGAGGACCTGCTGGGACGGGTCATGGACGGGACCGGCCAGCCCATCGACGGCGGCCCGGAAATCGTCCCAGACGACCGACAGGACATCGTCGGCGCAGCTATCAACCCCTTCTCGCGGGAGTACCCCGAGGAGTTCATCCAGACGGGCGTGTCGGCTATCGACGGCATGAACACGCTCGTCCGTGGCCAGAAGCTGCCCATCTTCTCGGCGTCGGGCCTGCCCCACAACGACCTGGCGCTCCAGATTGCGCGACAGGCATCTGTGCCGGAAGAAGAGGAAGGCGACGACGACGAGGGCTCGGAGTTCGCAGTCATCTTCGGCGCGATGGGTATCACGGCCGAGGAGGCAAACGAGTTCATGGACGACTTCGAGCGCACCGGCGCGCTGGAACGCTCCGTCGTCTTCATGAACCTCGCGGACGACCCCGCCGTCGAGCGGACGATTACGCCGCGACTCGCGCTCACCACGGCCGAGTACCTGGCCTTCGAGAAGGACTACCACGTCCTGGTCATCCTGACGGACATGACCAACTACTGTGAGGCACTCCGAGAGATCGGTGCCGCACGTGAGGAGGTCCCGGGCCGACGTGGCTACCCCGGATACATGTACACGGACCTGGCCCAGCTCTACGAGCGGGCCGGCCGTATCGAGGGTCGTGACGGCTCTGTCACCCAGATTCCCATCCTCACGATGCCGGGCGACGACGACACCCACCCGATTCCGGACCTGACCGGCTACATCACCGAGGGCCAGATCTACATCGATAGGGACCTCAACAGCCAGGGTGTCCAGCCGCCGATCAACGTCCTGCCCAGCCTGTCGCGGCTGATGGACGACGGTATCGGCGAGGGCCTGACCCGTGCAGACCACGCCGACGTGAAAGACCAGATATTCGCCGCTTACGCGGAGGGTGAGGACCTGCGCGACCTCGTGAACATCGTCGGTCGCGAGGCGCTGTCGGACCTGGACAACAAGTATCTGGACTTCGCGGACCGCTTCGAGGAGGAGTTCGTCGACCAGGGGTACGACACCGACCGCGACATCGACGAGACGCTCGAACTCGGCTGGGACCTGCTCTCGATGCTCCCGAAGGACGCGCTGAACCGCATCGACGAGGAGCTCATCGAAGAGCACTACCGCGAAGAAGAGACGGCCGAAGAAGTCGCCGCGGACTGAGGCGGCTGTTTTTTTGTTCGTTTCCGGTTCGTGACTGCCCGTCGCCCGGAGAGACGTCGAATAGTTCGTCCGTCCTGCACGCGAGCGACGCGGTCAGGACCGCCGGGTGAGAAGCAACGTGACTCCGGCCAGCGCAAGCAGCGCGGCGGTGGCGCCGAAGCCGGGACCGGAGCTACCGGTCGCCGTCCCCGTGGCGGTGGTGTTGTTCGCCGGGAGGTCGGCCCCGAGGAAGGAGGCTGCACGCTCCGTGTCCATCGACGGGAACTCGCGGTCCCACTCGCCGGGCATATACACCGCTGTCTCCTCGTCGACGTAGGCGAGCGACCGGACGTCGCTCTCGGTGGCGTCCGCCGCCACGGCGTCCTCGACTGTCACGTACGTCGTCCCCTCGCGGCCGACGACGCTCGTGACCCCCGCCGGAACGGAGCCGTCCTCGGCGAGCGCGTTACGGAGCACGGTGATGTTTCTGAACTGCGCACCGACCTCCATCGTGATGCGCTCGCCCTCCGCCGAGACGTTCACCTTCCCGCGTTCGGGGTCTGCCTGCAGGAGCGACGTGAGGAACGATTGCTCGGTTCCGTCCGCCGCCGAGGTGTCCACCAGCTGGCTGGTGAGCTCGGTGAACACGTCGTTGTCGACTGTCAGTGAGCCGGCCACGTCGACACGGTCGTCCTCCGTCGTGGCGGCGCTGGCGGTGGCGCTCACGTTATACATATCGATGCCACGACTGTCGAGTTCGGCCACGTAGTCGTCCCAGTTCTCGGTCGTGTAGTCGGCAGACGCGGTGACAGTCGCCTCTCCCGGGGACGATTCACTGATCTCCGCGCTCCAGGAGATATGCCGGCGCAGCTCCGCCGCCTGTCCGGCCTGGAGCCGCGTCTGAACGCCGTCGAGCGCTGACTGCGTCTCGGGGTCGAGCTCCTCGCTGTCGGTCGCGTTCGCGATTTCGGCCGCCGGCACCACGATGTCGTCGTAGTTTCGGACGTCGACCGCGACGTCGGCCGACACCGATTCGGTGTCGGCGTCGTAGCTCGCCGCAATCCGCTCTATCGAGAGCTCCCGCATCCGGTTCGTGAGTTCCTCGGCGCGTGGGCGGTCCATCTCGACGGACTCACTCTCGACGAGCTCCTCGGCCAGGGTTTCCGTCAGCTCTGTCTCGACACCGGTGTACTCGACAGTGTAGGCGATGTCGAGTTCGGCACTCTCGTTGTCGGCCTCCGAGAACTCGTAGCGGTCGATGGTGACGTCGGCGCTCCCGTTGAACGACGACGCGACGCCCCCGAACTCCGACTCGACGGTCTCGCGGGCCCGTTCGCGGGTCGAATACTCGTCGCGTTCGTACGCCGACAGCGTGGTGTTGCGCTCGACCGCCACGGTGTAATCGCCGTCGTCCTCCGTCAGTACGATTGACGCGTCGCCGGGCTCGATGCCCATCGCCAACGGTGCGATCTGTGCGTCGAACGTGCTGTCGGCGGTGAACCGCGACCCGGTGACCGTGACGTTGCCACTCGTCGACACGGACTCCAGCTCGTCGCCGCTCGCTCTCGCTTCGTCGTCGAGGGTCATCTCGAGGCTGAGGTTCGACGCGGCGTTCTCGGTGGTCCGCTGGCCTGCCGCCTCGAAGGAGAGACTCGACAGGGAGTCCGGCCTGTCGAAGTAGAACTGGCCGTCGCCGCTGATGTTCGCCTCCGTCAGCAACACCGAGGCCTGTCCGGTCACGTCCGTCTCCCCTTCGACCGGCTCGCTCGCGAGGAAGTAAAACAGGTTGGTGCTGATATCGGCGCCGTACTCGACGTCGGTGTCCGGCTCAGA is part of the Haloarcula salinisoli genome and encodes:
- a CDS encoding signal recognition particle protein Srp54, whose protein sequence is MVLDNLGSSLRGTLDNLRGKSRISEEDIEDIVKEIQRSLLQADVDVALVQELSDNIETRALEEEPPAGTTPRDWVLRIVYEELVDMVGESTDLPLEEQTIMLAGLYGSGKTTTAAKMAWWFSTKGLRPAIIQTDTDRPGAYDQSKEMADRAEVDFYGDPDEDDPVKIARDGLEATEEADVRIVDTAGRDGLNEELIEQIERIEAEVKPDRNLLVLDAAMGQSAKSQAADFQEAIGIDGVVITKLDGTAKGGGALAAVDETDSTIAFLGSGETVKDIERFEPSGFISRLLGMGDLKQLTERVERAMQETGDEEEDWDPEQMLEGSFTLKDMRKQMETMNNMGPLDQVMDMIPGMGGGLMDQLPDDAMDVTQERMRDFDVIMDSMTEEELENPRIIGQSRTERICAGSGKPEERVRELLEQHKQMSQMLKQFQGMGDGDMERMMKQMQQGEGGGGMGGMGGMGPF
- a CDS encoding manganese catalase family protein, which produces MFYHDDELQFEVEVEEPDPQFAKLLQQAIGGAEGEMRVALQYMFQAFAVPAEKREIRQFLMETATEELGHIEMLATAVSKNLEGASDEAREAAREDAVIDEMMRSGQPRQALSAGLHAMPVDSNGNPFTGNYVVASGNLAADMYANVMAESTGRLLATRLYEFTDDPGMKDMLEYLIARDTMHQNQWHAALEMLGEHRPVPNSFDQEKENQEYNYTFMSTAREEREEPDQPWSQGDAPDGKGEFSYTPQQPGGGTPDLDEMIDEMYNEVN
- a CDS encoding methyltransferase domain-containing protein encodes the protein MGVLENKARARTFYKYLSKVYDEINPLVWNEEMRDEAIEMLDLDADDRVLDVGCGTGFATEGLLEHVDTIYGLDQSPHQLSRAFEKFGKLGRVRYHMGDAERLPFKDDSFDAVWSSGSIEYWPNPVDALEEARRITKPGGKVLIVGPDYPNSSIFQKVADAIMLFYDEEEADRMFREAGFEEFEHHIQQSMPGSPRAITTIAEVPE
- the ahaH gene encoding ATP synthase archaeal subunit H, with amino-acid sequence MPRPEVLDRIKEAEQEADDIVAEAEEEREETIAQAREEADEIREQAREDAEAEAQERLEDAREEIEAEREDLIEEGENAREDLEQQAEGRETEVVDYVTDLFEEAVHAQT
- a CDS encoding V-type ATP synthase subunit I yields the protein MLRPEKMCRVSVTGSKRVMESVVESVHDLDMLHVTEYDGAWDGFEPGDPVEGADEASDQLVTVRALESILGVEAEDAGPTRLVTDEALEEDLEEVRTKVTELDDRRDDLRDDLRNVEDQISTMEPFVRLGIDLDLLRGYDTLAVSVGEGDADEVDATLADSDVDTYELFSEDGVVAVFARADADELQDALVGATFSALEVPEGDGDPTEYLEELNHRKQQLESKLDTVENELDELRLDYAGFLLAAEEKLSIEVQKAEAPLTFATTENAFIAEGWIPDEEYELFEQQVSADVGEAIDIEKLEVAAYDSDGHVHSQEEVEGEGGHDEAAAEDETPSADDTDDQPEKAVADGGHATTGSGLVTMGDSSPPVIQDNPGAARPFEALVEVVNRPKYGEFDPTVFFFLTFPAFYGFMIGDLGYGIVYTLLGYGLYSRASGDVMKSLGGVAMWAGGFTMLFGILYGEIFGLHTISNVVWPALGFEGAPFHKGLQPAYGDYALGWLIISVLAGMAHLAIGWTLGFVKNLQHGLWDAITESGSWLLMLFGFWGWVFSDFPAGSKPYFLIGSEAVFNGNPFHLGFAGFPAEVGIAGLVMFAIGLALIATADFAEFVEAVFLQVFVNGLSYTRLAAVLLAKAGMAFVVNLLFFGVYIVETSSGPEWHFGINHSPAYMLEQGTYHGHEVTSVMFPGLMHSGIAGVVGGLLVLVLGHALVLILGVTSAGLQAVRLEYVEFFGKFFEGGGKRYSPFGYERTYTTDD
- a CDS encoding F0F1 ATP synthase subunit C; protein product: MINELAFLTQAVLQEGTAAAAPAIPNKAAAALAVGLAALGSGYAERGIGAAAVGAVAEDDSMFGRGLILTVLPETLVILALVVVFVVPN
- a CDS encoding V-type ATP synthase subunit E — translated: MSLETVVEDIRDEARARAEEIGAEADERADEIIADAEADAEEIREEREAEVEREISQEREQRLSSAKLEAKQARLGARRDVLEDVHADVEQAIADLEGDRREELTRELLAAAADEFDDGATLRVYGRAEDQSLIEDILTEYDDATFAGEQECLGGVVVESEASRVRVNNTFDSVLESVWENNLKAISDRLFDDQ
- a CDS encoding V-type ATP synthase subunit C, whose protein sequence is MSSYRAASGGRSSNYEYVIARVRSRRASLFDDDDYRKLVRMGTSEIARFMEETEYETEMNALGARYSGSDLVEYALNRNLAKHFDDLLEWSEGALYNYIARYLRKFDAWNAKTVIRGLYSGADESEIEDDLIRAGEFGDKRIDQLLSAGSIEEVVDLLEDTIFGASLGDAYEVYEEQDVLVPLENAIDRAFYETLLDGLPSNPEPDSATGLYVQFLRAEVDFRNLRNALRLARSGAETDPAEYYIEGGKLFDQQSLTQLTGNMDNLVAAVRDSTYGDDLDSALSALEDAGSLVEFERALDAALLEYADKLSTRYPLSVCPVLSYILAKEREVDNIRAIARGREAGLSPDEIEQELVIL